The following are encoded in a window of Harmonia axyridis chromosome 7, icHarAxyr1.1, whole genome shotgun sequence genomic DNA:
- the LOC123684892 gene encoding serine protease inhibitor 28Dc — translation MYRILPLLLVSFAHGNKQMVYYPDDDGNVIYNNKAYHVQSPLVPFGSFEGPNRFNQGHGASVTKHVQIPPRGTPEYEAFVTEAISSGLMKLTVAINKVITNQSRNQYNNIVFAPVSVAASLALVLLGANGKTYQEISTLLGFATGVPDLDKKSQIVHEQFGKMILKLERTSGFIMESQVNFAIAIFVQNNFPIRKLYKNTAENIYQSEVLNLDFEQNPLHAQKSINAWVSDRTKGKIKEVLADAPSADTKVILASAMYFNAQWEYPFYEGATKRRRFYTNGKNQPSDIWVDMMSNGGDFPYYKDKVLDCEIIGFPYKGNRTTMYVVKPMNSTKEKLKSLEDVLTLEHLQRLVSNVQITSSVILFPKMLIDSTLDLKDPLKHLGISSLFNPAEANLALLSPGATAPIGNLTGTVNLGNSVINPISPTIPKNQYEGNDSVLIFNRFGDTVNCTDLFDKTNNNVTTCEQIVSNTTKKVIYKKIGDKIGRRIARKARSFASDDLDSLRENINRPENPTNFENPGLFADRVIHKVYMHITETGTEAAATTVFGLSKLGSRVIFRTEVPFFFFIMHEETKVVMFWGSVNRPTPFYSSDSSP, via the exons ATGTACAGAATACTACCACTTCTACTAGTCTCCTTTGCACATGGCAATAAACAGATGGTTTATTACCCTGATGATGATGGCAATGTTATTTACAACAACAAAGCATATCATGTGCAATCTCCCTTAGTTCCCTTTGGAAGTTTCGAAGGACCGAATCGGTTCAATCAAGGACATGGTGCTTCGGTGACTAAACATGTCCAAATACCCCCAAGAGGTACTCCTGAGTATGAAGCATTTGTTACTGAAGCCATTTCGTCAGGACTAATGAAACTTACAGTAGCAATCAACAAAGTGATTACAAATCAGTCAAGaaatcaatataataatattgtgTTTGCACCAGTCAGTGTGGCAG CTTCTTTGGCCCTTGTTCTGCTGGGAGCTAATGGAAAGACCTACCAAGAAATTTCTACACTTTTGGGATTTGCAACTGGAGTACCAGATCTTGACAAGAAATCCCAGATTGTTCATGAGCAATTCggcaaaatgattttgaaactGGAAAGGACTTCAGGGTTTATAATGGAATCGCAAGTCAACTTTGCAATAGCTATCTTCGTTCAGAACAACTTCCCTATAAGAAAACTTTATAAGAACACTGCAGAAAATATCTACCAAAGTGAGGTATTAAATCTTGATTTTGAACAGAACCCATTACATGCTCAGAAATCTATAAATGCATGGGTTTCTGATAGAACAAAAGGCAAAATCAAGGAGGTGCTGGCAGATGCGCCATCTGCTGACACCAAAGTCATATTAGCCAGTGCTATGTACTTCAATGCTCAATGGGAATATCCATTCTATGAAGGAGCAACAAAAAG ACGCAGATTCTACACTAATGGCAAAAACCAACCTAGCGATATATGGGTGGATATGATGTCGAATGGTGGAGACTTCCCCTATTACAAAGATAAAGTCCTTGACTGCGAAATAATTGGATTTCCATATAAAGGAAATCGTACAACAATGTATGTAGTGAAACCAATGAATTCAACTAAAGAAAAACTAAAATCATTGGAAGATGTTCTAACCTTGGAACATCTGCAAAGATTGGTATCAAATGTACAAATAACATCATCTGTGATTTTATTCCCAAAAATGTTGATAGACTCTACATTAGATTTGAAGGACCCATTGAAACACTTGGGAATTTCTTCACTCTTCAATCCTGCTGAAGCTAACTTGGCTCTACTGTCTCCAGGTGCTACAGCGCCTATTGGAAATCTGACAGGAACAGTAAATTTGGGGAATTCAGTCATTAATCCTATATCACCTACTATTCCCAAAAATCAATATGAAGGGAATGATTCTGTATTGATTTTTAATAGATTTGGAGACACAGTCAACTGTACAGACCTATTTGATAAAACTAATAATAACGTGACAACATGCGAACAAATCGTCTCCAATACAACTAAAAAagtcatttataaaaaaattggtgACAAAATTGGAAGAAGAATAGCAAGAAAAGCTAGGTCTTTTGCATCAGATGATCTCGATAGTCTACGAGAAAATATTAACAGACCTGAAAATCCAactaattttgaaaatccaggACTTTTCGCAGACAGGGTGATTCATAAAGTCTATATGCACATAACTGAAACTGGAACTGAGGCGGCAGCTACAACAGTTTTTGGATTATCGAAATTAGGCAGCAGAGTCATTTTTAGGACGGAAGTtcctttcttcttctttataatGCATGAAGAAACTAAAGTTGTTATGTTTTGGGGTTCAGTGAACCGCCCTACACCATTTTACTCAAGTGATTCATCCCCATAA
- the LOC123684890 gene encoding TBC1 domain family member 15 produces the protein MSDNSETEDVHELFVQDGVLLFSAAASFISFVKSVGTLMITEYSDKSRNIEWKPIDDVTVDSDIQDQEWAVVNTVEKRIRTLSGSVPLEYKNRSKFLKVSFDEIKSFRVSDKNRRLTFNDGKSEQICTYLFQHGNCEHFVIFLKSLIQTIPSRRDKHVFVVLDKTNPEMEKMDKSFAELNVCTDGPRVWKLWDEFQERPMVATFEAFAKITDLVYRSPEHRELSEDVKEMLNKSITECGSNSTSHSQGDYEVVDVPYLPKRRDFPRGKPLTLDQWLGVQDHDGRIEDSECLKLMIYQGGITPSLRKEVWKYLLDYYPWNCTQAKRQRIIAQKNDEYFSMKLQWKTMSKTQEDNFTDYRERKSQIEKDVSRTDRTIEFYAGDNNPNLQILNDILMTYVMYNFDLGYVQGMSDLLSPILHLMQSEVDAFWCFVGFMNRLSSNFDADQNGMKEQLSNLFTLVAFIDPDLASYFTNHDSGNMFFCFRWLLVWFKRELSEEDCMSLWEVLWTGFPCENFHLLLCCAILTEEKQTLMENNYGFTDILKHINELCGRLNIDKILNDAQGIYYQIKESKQLNDIIRLLLGLPLTGSSLSDNHETSPFEENIGSSNGSTSMQPQSSQESIRISPDENSFEKCLSSNFL, from the exons ATGAGTGATAATTCTGAGACTGAAGATGTGCATGAACTTTTTGTACAAGATGGAGTACTTTTGTTTTCTGCTGCCGCATCATTCATTAGTTTTGTGAAATCTGTAGGCACTCTCATGATAACTGAGTATTCTGATAAAAGTAGGAATATTGAATGGAAACCAATAGATGATGTAACAGTTGATTCAGATATTCAAGATCAAGAATGGGCAGTGGTAAACACAGTAGAAAAACGAATACGAACATTAAGTGGTTCTGTACCACTAGAATATAAGAACAGATCAAAGTTCTTGAAAGTTAGCTTTGATGAAATCAAAAGCTTCAGAGTTTCTGATAAAAATAGAAGATTAACGTTCAACGATGGAAAATCCGAACAAATCTGTACATACCTCTTTCAACATGGTAATTGTGaacattttgtgatttttttgaaatctttAATACAAACAATTCCTTCACGAAGAGACAAGCATGTCTTTGTAGTATTGGACAAAACGAATCCTGAGATGGAGAAAATGGATAAGTCCTTTGCTGAATTGAATGTTTGTACGGATGGTCCTCGTGTATGGAAATTATGGGATGAATTCCAAGAGAGACCGATGGTGGCCACCTTTGAAGCATTTGCTAAGATCACAGATTTAG TTTATAGGAGTCCAGAACACAGGGAACTTAGTGAAGACGTTAAGGAAATGCTAAATAAAAGTATCACAGAGTGTGGAAGTAATTCTACAAGCCATTCACAAGGTGATTATGAAGTGGTAGATGTGCCTTATTTACCAAAAAGGAGAGATTTTCCAAGAGGAAAGCCTTTGACATTAGATCAGTGGCTTGGGGTACAAGATCATGATGGTAGAATTGAAGACTCAGAATGCTTAAAACTCATGATATATCAAGGG GGAATCACACCATCATTGAGGAAAGAGGTTTGGAAGTATCTTTTAGATTATTATCCTTGGAACTGTACACAGGCCAAACGACAAAGAATAATAGCtcaaaaaaatgatgaatactTCTCCATGAAATTACAATGGAAGACCATGTCTAAAACCCAAGAGGATAATTTTACAGATTATAGAGAAAGGAAATCGCAAATTGAGAAGGATGTCAGTCGAACAGATAGAACAATAGAATTTTATGCTGGTGATAATAACCCTAACCTTCAAATTCTTAATGACATTCTGATGACATATGTTATGTACAACTTTGATTTGGGTTACGTCCAAGGAATGAGCGATCTTCTTTCTCCGATATTACACTTAATGCAGAGTGAGGTTGATGCATTTTGGTGCTTTGTTGGTTTCATGAACAGATTG AGTTCGAATTTTGATGCGGATCAAAATGGAATGAAAGAACAGCTGAGTAATTTATTCACACTTGTTGCCTTTATAGATCCAGACCTCGCCTCTTATTTCACTAATCACGATTCTGGAAATATGTTCTTCTGTTTCCGTTGGCTGTTAGTTTGGTTCAAACGAGAACTCAGTGAAGAAGATTGTATGTCTCTTTGGGAAGTCTTGTGGACAGGTTTTCCTTGTGAAAATTTCCATCTTTTACTGTGCTGTGCTATCCTCACAGAAGAGAAACaaacattgatggaaaataACTACGGATTCACAGATATACTAAAG CACATCAATGAACTGTGTGGAAGGTTGAATATTGATAAGATTTTGAATGATGCCCAAGGAATATACTACCAAATAAAAGAGTCAAAGCAATTGAATGATATCATAAGACTTCTCTTAGGACTTCCATTAACAGGAAGTAGTTTATCAGATAATCATGAAACTTCTccattcgaagaaaatattggcTCAAGTAATGGATCAACTAGCATGCAACCACAAAGTTCTCAAGAAAGCATAAGAATTAGCCCTGATGAAAATAGCTTTGAGAAGTGTTTGTCGTCAAATTTTTTATAA